The Cylindrospermum stagnale PCC 7417 genome segment GCTTAAATAGGGCATAGTGCTGAAACACAAACCCAATCTTCCGTTCTTGCACACTTTGATTTGTGGCATCTTTCCCAGTCAGCAAGATTTTGCCGCTATCTGGCATTTCTAAACCGGCAATTAACCGCAGCAAGGTAGATTTACCAGACCCCGAAGGACCCAGCAAAGCAACCAGTGAACCACTCTGAATTTCCAAATTAACCTGATCAACTGCTTGGAAACTGCCAAATTTCTTGGATATATTCTCAACTACTATGCCCACTGATGCTATACCTCTGCGATTAATCTACGGTTCGTTGCTAGGATTAAGGTGTTTTATATATATCATACATACTGGCTTTTGAATTAATTAAATTACAGAAAAGTTACCAACTACAGCCCCCGCAATCGAGACCACTACAATCAGCACCACTGCAATCAGCACCACTACAATCAGCCGCCCCAAAATCGAGGGCACCGCAATCAGGAGTCATGCTGACAAGTTCGGCACAACTACAGCTTAAATCGGCGCAGTCAGGGCAGAAAGAAATGTCATTACCCACGAATGAAAACCTTTGAGCAGCCTTAGCTGGTGGGTTTTGTTTTTCCTCTTCTTCTTCCTCTGTCGGTTCTGGGTTCTCGATTTGGGAGTGCAAAATTTGATTAGCTTGCTTACAAGCTTGGAACCGTTCCCGTGACTTGATAAACGCTATTTTTAAGCCATCTTGTGCGATCGCTCTTTTGATGTATTGAGAGCAAGATTCCCCACCATATAAGACTCGATGAGCGCAAACAAAGCCTTTGTGAGGCGAAATATGCTTTTGATATCCAGTAATTGCAGCGGTGCTGATTTGTCTAGTAAAAGAATCGAACAAAGAAATTTGCATTTTTTTTCTGCGATGTGCGAGTCTATCATTCAGATAACAACAATCTATAAATGCAGATTTCGTTGCGATTAAATATTATTTTTTTCTAAAATTTAATCGTCTCTAGAGGCTGATATTTGTATCGCAATATTAAGGAATATTGCATTTCTATCAAAACCCTAAGGTTAAGCGAGAAATCAGCCAAAAGTCCGTGATACGATGCTTTCGGTAAATGTGAAGATTGGGAGAAAACCTTTGACACTACGGGTTGCTGTTGTTGGCTCAGGCCCAGCTGGTTCATCTGCCGCTGAAACACTGGCAAAAGCTGGAATTGAAACTTACCTGATTGAACGGAAGCTAGATAACGCTAAACCCTGTGGGGGGGCGATTCCTCTGTGTATGGTGAGTGAATTTGACCTACCACCAGAGATTATCGACCGTCGAGTGCGGAAGATGAAAATGATTTCACCCTCAAATCGTGAGGTTGATATCAATCTGATTAATCAAGATGAATATATAGGAATGTGTCGCCGGGAAGTCCTAGATGGATTCCTGCGGGATCGAGCGGCAAAACTAGGTGCAATTTTAATAAATGCTACCGTTCATAAACTCGATATACCCACCAACAATACTGACCCCTACACCATCCATTACGTAGACCATACAGAAAGTGGCGCTCAAGGGATTGCCAAAACCCTGAAAGTAGATTTAGTAATTGGGGCGGATGGGGCTAATTCCCGCATTGCTAAAGAAATGGATGCTGGGGATTACAATTATGCGATCGCTTTTCAAGAGCGGATTCGCCTACCCCAAGACAAAATGGACTATTACAACGACCTCGCCGAAATGTACGTTGGCGATGACGTTTCCACCGACTTCTACGCTTGGGTTTTCCCCAAATATGACCACGTAGCCGTCGGTACTGGCACAATGCACGTTAACAAAGCCAGCATCAAACAACTACAAGCTGGTATTCGCGCCCGTGCTTCTGAGAAACTAGCAGGCGGTCAAATTATCAAAGTAGAAGCTCACCCCATCCCCGAACATCCCCGCCCCCGGCGCGTTGTCGGTCGCATCGCTTTAGTGGGTGATGCTGCTGGTTATGTTACCAAATCTTCCGGTGAAGGTATCTACTTTGCAGCTAAATCTGGGCGGATGTGTGCCGAAACCATTGTGGAAGCATCCAACAGCGGCGCCCGTATTCCCTCAGAAGGCGATCTTAAGATTTACCTGAAGCGTTGGGATAAAAAATATGGTCTCACCTACAAGGTGCTAGACATTTTGCAAAGTGTCTTTTATCGTTCCGACGCCACCCGCGAAGCCTTTGTAGAAATGTGCGGTGACATGGATGTACAGAAACTAACATTTGATAGTTATCTGTATAAAACTGTGGTTCCAGCCAATCCCATCACCCAACTAAAAATTACTGCCAAAACCATTGGTAGCTTAATTCGCGGTAACGCCCTCGCACCCTAAGCAATTGTCTCAGGTTTGCGAGTATGCTCCAAGAGAGGAAGTAATTCATAATAATTGTGAATTACTTTCTTCAGTTAAATAACATCAAATATATTTAATCCACTTAGTTATTTTCTTATTTTTCATTTTAGAGTGAGCAAAAAAAATAAATTATCCCGTAGGACAGGCGTCTCGCCTGTCCCTCAACAGTCCCTCAACAGTCCCTCAACAGGCGAGACGCCTGTTCTACAGAATATTGGGGATATTTTGAAAGTTGGAACACTCTTAGAGGATGTTCTAGAATGGGAATAGGAGGTTACTATGACTAGCATCACCCTGAAAAAACTAACTTTTGAAGAATTTCTAGTACACCATCCTGATGATGGTATCTACGAATTGGTGAATGGGGATATTGTCAAAGCGGAAGCAATTAGGGCGCATAAAAATATAGCCAGATATCTTGTTAAATCTTTTGACAGAGAAAGTGAGCGTTTAGAACTTGACTATATTGTAGATAAAGATATAGTCATCAGAACTGTTGCTGCTAATGGGGAAGAACGAGGGAGAAACCCAGATGTCAGCGTAGTAAGTGCATCTTTATGGAACGCCAATGTTACAACTTACGGCGCTGTTATTGAACCAATTCAACTAGCTGTAGAAGTAACATCAACTAACTGGGAAGATGATTACATAGACAAACTAGATGAATATCAACGTTTGGGAATTAAAGAGTATTGGATTGTGGATTATTTAGCTATTGCCTCTAGAAATTATCTAGGAAATCCCAAATTACCTACGATTTTTGTTTATCAGTTGGTTGATGGGCAATATCAAATACAAGCATTTACAGGAGAAGACAGAATAATTTCTCCTACTTTTACAGAATTAAATATAACGGTTGAGCAGGTTATTACCGCTAGTCAGATACATAAATTGTGATCACAGTGTACTTGGGTTGAAACGAGTGAAACCCAAAACAAACGATGAAGCTGATTTTGGTAGACATTTTATTGATTATGTCGTAAAGCACAGCAATGAAATAAGAAAATCAAGGTAGGAAGCTAGACAAGTTATGCTAGGCATGGCCCATGATAATTTATTTATTATCTATCTGCTTGAGTGATGTTTCAACTTCATCTCTGACTTGTGGTGAAACATCACTTTTCATTTCTAAGAGTTCAGCGTATGCCTTTTTAGCTAAAGCTTCATTGCCAGAATCTCTAACAATATGCTCAAAACCATGGGGTACAAGAGAACGTGGTTGTTCTGCTGCTACATTTTTTAGTCTACATAAAATTTCAAATGCTCGTTCATCAGCAAAATATTGTCCTAACAGTTCAGAAATCACAAACCAAGACATCCAATCAGTAAAAGATGGATATGCAGTCTCCAGCAGTGGGAGCAGACTATCTTTTTGAACATCAGATAAAAGTCGAAAGTTAAATTCTAACACTGTAAGAAAATGCGATGAGCCTTGGGAAACTAAAAACTTTTGTTGCTTGAGTAAATCAATAATCAGATCAAAAAAATATTCGGGAAAATAGTTTTTCATCGACATATTACCTGATATAGCATCGGCACATTCTTCCATCTGCATTTCTTCACCCACAGCCATAGCTTGTTCAATAGCTTCTTCAATAATCTGTGGATTGATATTATCAAATGCTTCG includes the following:
- the yidD gene encoding membrane protein insertion efficiency factor YidD, which gives rise to MQISLFDSFTRQISTAAITGYQKHISPHKGFVCAHRVLYGGESCSQYIKRAIAQDGLKIAFIKSRERFQACKQANQILHSQIENPEPTEEEEEEKQNPPAKAAQRFSFVGNDISFCPDCADLSCSCAELVSMTPDCGALDFGAADCSGADCSGADCSGLDCGGCSW
- a CDS encoding Uma2 family endonuclease, with the translated sequence MTSITLKKLTFEEFLVHHPDDGIYELVNGDIVKAEAIRAHKNIARYLVKSFDRESERLELDYIVDKDIVIRTVAANGEERGRNPDVSVVSASLWNANVTTYGAVIEPIQLAVEVTSTNWEDDYIDKLDEYQRLGIKEYWIVDYLAIASRNYLGNPKLPTIFVYQLVDGQYQIQAFTGEDRIISPTFTELNITVEQVITASQIHKL
- the chlP gene encoding geranylgeranyl reductase, encoding MLSVNVKIGRKPLTLRVAVVGSGPAGSSAAETLAKAGIETYLIERKLDNAKPCGGAIPLCMVSEFDLPPEIIDRRVRKMKMISPSNREVDINLINQDEYIGMCRREVLDGFLRDRAAKLGAILINATVHKLDIPTNNTDPYTIHYVDHTESGAQGIAKTLKVDLVIGADGANSRIAKEMDAGDYNYAIAFQERIRLPQDKMDYYNDLAEMYVGDDVSTDFYAWVFPKYDHVAVGTGTMHVNKASIKQLQAGIRARASEKLAGGQIIKVEAHPIPEHPRPRRVVGRIALVGDAAGYVTKSSGEGIYFAAKSGRMCAETIVEASNSGARIPSEGDLKIYLKRWDKKYGLTYKVLDILQSVFYRSDATREAFVEMCGDMDVQKLTFDSYLYKTVVPANPITQLKITAKTIGSLIRGNALAP